A stretch of Panthera tigris isolate Pti1 chromosome E2, P.tigris_Pti1_mat1.1, whole genome shotgun sequence DNA encodes these proteins:
- the HRC gene encoding sarcoplasmic reticulum histidine-rich calcium-binding protein, protein MGQRGPRVHTSLLWAALASLLLPPAMTQQLRGAGPGPSNWNNNAGVVGPSEDVSGEFGHPIHSHGGHGDEKEDVSTEREYQFRSHRGHGEEDEDVSGGYSHGLRDHRYRDHEVREEDVPDEGVFTKHARQARGHRGHENEDVDDSAEHGHHFPSHRSHSHEDEDEGEVVSSKHHHHVIRHVHGGHGEEEDEDEEEGVVSTEYGHQAHRHRGHGKEEDEDASDEHPHHVPSHHGRRGHGEEDDDDVDDDDDVVSTEYGHHTHRHQSHGKEEDEDVSEEHPHHVPSHGHRGHGEENDDDVDDDDEDVISTEYGHHTHRHHSHGKEEDEDVSEEHPHHVSSHGHRGHGEEDDDDVDDDDDDVISTEYGHHTHRHQSHGKEEDEDVSEEHPHHVPSHGHRGHGEENDDDVDDDDEDVISTEYEHHTHRHHSHGKEEDEDISEEHPHHVLSHGHRGHGEEDDDDVDDDDDDVISTEYGHHTHRHHSHGKEEDEDVSDEHHHHIPSHGHRGHREEDEEEDMSTEYGHQAHRHRGHGDKEDEEEDVSTEHWHQSPRHTHGLGEEEEEEEEEEITVKFSHHVASSQPQGHKSTEEEDFPDEYKSAVPDHHHHEVPKEEDADVSDKLGHQAPSHRQQGHQDEGIGHRGPIKDEISPQPPEHMGIKDRSHLRERDSKEEEEKEEGHSSHEEDGESSEQGEEHTRHGSLDQKDEEDEEEGHGLSLSQEEEEEEEERREGKAEVQAPLGQDHQEEEEEEEGLEEDELPLTIIPNPLARREVAGGGSSEEESGEDTGLQGDQEYGNYQPGSLCGYCSFCNRCTECENCHCDEENMGEHCDQCQHCQFCYLCPLVCETVCTPGSYVDYFSSSLYQALADMLETPEP, encoded by the exons ATGGGCCAACGTGGGCCACGGGTGCACACTTCTCTCCTCTGGGCCGCCCTGGCcagcctgctcctcccccctgccATGACCCAGCAGCTGagaggggctgggccaggccccAGCAACTGGAACAACAATGCAGGAGTCGTGGGGCCCTCGGAGGACGTGTCAGGTGAGTTTGGCCACCCCATCCACAGCCACGGAGGCCATGGAGATGAGAAGGAGGATGTTTCTACAGAGAGAGAGTATCAATTCCGGAGCCACAGAGGCCACGGAGAAGAGGACGAAGATGTCTCCGGGGGATACAGTCACGGACTCCGAGACCACAGGTACCGAGACCACGAGGTCAGAGAGGAGGATGTCCCTGATGAGGGAGTCTTCACAAAGCATGCTCGGCAAGCCCGTGGGCACAGAGGTCATGAGAATGAAGATGTGGACGATTCAGCCGAGCATGGGCACCACTTCCCCAGCCACAGAAGCCACAGCCATGAGGACGAGGACGAGGGTGAGGTTGTGTCCAGCAAGCATCACCATCATGTCATCAGGCATGTACATGGAGGCCACggagaggaggaggatgaagacGAGGAGGAAGGGGTTGTCTCCACGGAGTACGGACACCAGGCCCACAGGCACAGGGGCCACGGGAAGGAAGAGGATGAGGATGCTTCAGATGAGCATCCCCATCACGTCCCCAGCCACCATGGACGCCGAGGCCACGGAGAAGAAGATGACGACGacgttgatgatgatgatgatgtcgtCTCCACTGAGTACGGACACCACACCCACAGGCACCAAAGCCACGGGAAAGAAGAGGATGAAGACGTCTCAGAAGAACATCCCCATCATGTCCCCAGCCATGGACACCGAGGCCACGGAGAAGAAAATGacgatgatgttgatgatgatgatgaagatgtcATCTCCACTGAGTACGGACACCACACCCACAGGCATCACAGCCACGGGAAGGAAGAAGATGAAGACGTCTCAGAAGAACATCCCCATCATGTCTCCAGCCACGGACACCGAGGCCACGGAGAAGAAGATGACGacgatgttgatgatgatgatgacgatgtcATCTCCACTGAGTACGGACACCACACCCACAGGCACCAAAGCCACGGGAAAGAAGAGGATGAAGACGTCTCAGAAGAGCATCCCCATCATGTCCCCAGCCACGGACACCGAGGCCACGGAGAAGAAAATGACGacgatgttgatgatgatgatgaagatgtcATCTCCACTGAGTACGAACACCACACCCACAGGCATCACAGCCACGGGAAGGAAGAGGATGAAGACATCTCAGAAGAACATCCCCATCATGTCCTCAGCCACGGACACCGAGGCCACGGAGAAGAAGATGACGacgatgttgatgatgatgatgacgatgtcATCTCCACTGAGTACGGACACCACACCCACAGGCATCACAGCCACGGGAAGGAAGAGGATGAAGACGTCTCAGATGAACACCATCATCATATCCCCAGCCACGGACACCGAGGCCACAGAgaagaagatgaggaagaggatATGTCCACTGAGTATGGACACCAGGCCCACAGGCACCGAGGCCATGGAGACaaagaagatgaggaagaggatgTGTCCACTGAACACTGGCACCAGAGTCCCAGACATACTCACGGccttggagaggaggaggaggaagaggaggaagaggagatcaCAGTCAAATTCAGCCACCACGTTGCAAGCTCCCAACCCCAAGGCCACAAGAGCACTGAGGAAGAGGATTTTCCAGATGAATATAAATCAGCGGTCCCGGACCATCACCACCATGAGGTCCCCAAGGAGGAAGATGCGGACGTCTCTGACAAGCTTGGCCACCAGGCTCCCAGCCACAGGCAACAAGGCCACCAAGATGAAGGAATTGGCCATAGAGGACCCATCAAAGATGAgatcagcccccagcccccagaacaCATGGGGATCAAGGATAGAAGccatttgagggagagagactctaaggaggaagaggagaaggaagagggccaCAGCTCCCATGAAGAAGATGGTGAAAGTTCAGAACAGGGAGAGGAGCACACCCGCCATGGCAGCCTGGACCAGAAGGATGAAGAAGATGAGGAGGAAGGTCACGGCCTCAGCCTgagtcaggaggaggaggaggaggaggaggagaggagggaagggaaggctgaGGTTCAGGCCCCTCTGGGCCAAGACCaccaagaggaggaagaggaggaggagggactggaGGAAGATGAGCTCCCCCTCACCATCATCCCTAACCCACTGGCCAGGAGGGAGGTGGCCGGAGGTGGCTCCAGTGAGGAGGAAAGCGGTGAGGACACTG GCCTGCAGGGCGACCAGGAGTACGGGAACTACCAGCCGGGGTCCCTGTGTGGCTACTGCTCTTTCTGCAAT AGATGTACTGAATGTGAGAATTGTCACTGTGACGAGGAGAACATGGGAGAGCACTGCGACCAGTGCCAG cACTGCCAGTTCTGCTACCTCTGCCCGCTGGTTTGCGAAACGGTCTGCACTCCAG GAAGCTACGTCGActatttctcctcctccctgtacca AGCCCTGGCGGACATGCTGGAAACTCCGGAACCCTGA